A region of Vitis riparia cultivar Riparia Gloire de Montpellier isolate 1030 chromosome 12, EGFV_Vit.rip_1.0, whole genome shotgun sequence DNA encodes the following proteins:
- the LOC117926286 gene encoding cellulose synthase-like protein H1 isoform X2 has product MAKPIPSPLYEKIPQKNTLHRASDVTIFFLLLSLLAYRLFSLKNNGFIWLLAFLCESWFTFLWVLNLSSKWNPVSYKTYPERLLQCYRVDELPPVDMFVTTADPMLEPPIITVNTVLSLLAVDYPANKLSCYVSDDGASPLTFFALLEASKFAKLWVPFCKKYGIQPRAPFRYFSRELLPSHGNSMEFLQEYRKIKEEYGELRRRIEDATLKSISNELSAAEFVAFSNIKRGSHPTIIKVILENKESRSDGLPHLVYVSREKHPKHPHHYKAGAMNVLTRVSGAMTNAPFMLNVDCDMYANNPQIFHHSMCLLLGSKNEQDCGFVQTPQSFYDGLKDDPFGNQFGVLYKYLASGIAGLQGPHYSGTGCFHRRKVIYGLWPDGRMEFKGRIDERLEKTFGNSKEFTKTAARILSGLSGVSDCPYDLSNRVEAAHQIASCSYEYGTNWGTKIGWLYGTTTEDILTGMIIHARGWKSTDCRPDPPAFLGCAPSGGPAALIQQKRWATGLLEVLFSKNSPFIITFTAKLQFRQCLAYMWMLSWGLRPIPELCYLALPAYCIMAGSHFLPKVQDPAVLIPISLFVSYNFHTLLEHWGAGYSIRACWNNLRMWRITAVTAWLFGFLSVILKLLGLSETVFEVTKKDQSTTPGEGSDKDAGRFTFDGSLIFVPATTLLLVHLMALVTALLGLFDHVGIESRIGEIICSVWVVLCFLPFLKGLFGKGKYGIPKSTICKSAALAFLFLACTITVRK; this is encoded by the exons ATGGCCAAACCAATCCCTTCACCTCTCTATGAAAAAATCCCCCAGAAAAACACACTCCATAGAGCCTCGGACGtcaccattttctttcttctcctctCTCTCCTTGCTTACCGTCTCTTCTCCCTAAAAAACAATGGCTTCATTTGGCTCCTCGCCTTCCTCTGTGAGTCATGGTTCACCTTTCTTTGGGTTCTTAACTTGAGCTCCAAATGGAATCCTGTGTCCTACAAAACATACCCTGAGCGCCTTCTACAATGTTATCG AGTTGATGAGCTTCCTCCAGTGGACATGTTTGTGACAACTGCAGATCCCATGCTGGAACCCCCTATCATCACTGTAAATACTGTCCTCTCCTTGCTGGCAGTTGACTATCCAGCTAACAAGCTTTCTTGCTATGTGTCCGATGATGGGGCTTCCCCTCTCACCTTCTTCGCTCTCCTTGAAGCATCcaagtttgctaagctttgggTTCCTTTCTGTAAGAAGTATGGTATTCAACCTAGAGCTCCCTTCAGATACTTTTCCAGAGAGTTGTTACCATCCCATGGTAATTCAATGGAGTTCCTGCAAGAATACAGAAAGATAAAG GAAGAATATGGAGAGCTTAGACGAAGAATTGAAGATGCAACCCTGAAGTCAATATCAAATGAGCTTAGTGCCGCAGAGTTTGTCGCtttctcaaatataaaaagGGGAAGCCATCCAACTATAATCAAG GTTATATTGGAGAACAAGGAGAGCCGCTCTGATGGGTTGCCACATCTAGTCTATGTATCCAGAGAGAAGCATCCCAAGCATCCACACCATTACAAAGCGGGTGCCATGAATGTTCTG ACCAGAGTCTCTGGAGCTATGACAAATGCTCCTTTCATGCTGAACGTAGACTGTGATATGTACGCCAACAATCCACagatttttcatcattcaatGTGTTTGCTCCTCGGTTCCAAGAATGAACAAGACTGCGGGTTTGTTCAGACTCCACAATCCTTCTATGATGGACTAAAGGACGACCCATTTGGAAATCAGTTTGGAGTTTTGTATAAG TATTTAGCAAGTGGAATAGCAGGGCTTCAAGGACCTCATTATTCTGGAACGGGATGTTTTCATCGAAGAAAAGTTATCTATGGGTTATGGCCAGATGGAAGGATGGAGTTCAAAGGAAGAATTG ACGAGAGATTAGAAAAAACATTCGGAAATTCAAAGGAATTCACAAAAACAGCTGCAAGGATTTTATCAGGGTTGAGCGGGGTTTCGGATTGTCCATATGATCTTTCGAATCGGGTTGAGGCAGCACACCAAATTGCAAGTTGCAGCTATGAGTATGGAACTAACTGGGGTACAAAG ATTGGTTGGTTATATGGAACTACAACAGAAGACATCCTCACAGGTATGATAATACATGCAAGAGGTTGGAAATCCACAGATTGCCGGCCTGACCCTCCTGCATTTCTTGGGTGCGCACCCTCAGGCGGGCCTGCTGCACTTATCCAACAGAAGAGATGGGCCACTGGCCTCCTTGAGGTGCTGTTCAGCAAGAACAGCCCATTCATTATCACCTTCACTGCAAAGCTCCAATTTCGCCAATGCCTTGCATACATGTGGATGCTTTCATGGGGTTTAAGGCCAATTCCGGAGCTTTGTTATCTTGCTTTGCCAGCATATTGCATCATGGCCGGCTCACATTTCTTGCCCAAG GTCCAAGACCCAGCTGTGTTGATACCGATATCCCTCTTTGTCAGTTACAATTTTCACACTCTATTGGAACACTGGGGGGCTGGATATTCAATCCGAGCATGCTGGAACAACTTGAGGATGTGGAGAATAACCGCAGTGACCGCATGGTTATTTGGATTTTTAAGCGTCATTCTGAAGCTCCTGGGGTTATCGGAGACCGTCTTTGAAGTTACAAAAAAAGACCAATCTACTACTCCTGGAGAGGGCAGTGACAAGGATGCTGGTCGGTTCACCTTTGATGGGTCTCTGATTTTTGTTCCGGCCACTACTCTTTTGTTGGTGCACCTGATGGCACTTGTTACAGCCTTGTTAGGACTATTTGATCATGTCGGGATTGAATCAAGAATAGGGGAGATAATATGTAGTGTGTGGGTGGTGCTATGCTTCTTGCCGTTTCTTAAAGGCTTGTTTGGGAAAGGAAAATATGGGATACCCAAATCCACTATATGCAAGTCAGCAGCTTTGGcgtttctttttcttgcttGCACGATTACAGTAAGAAAATGA
- the LOC117926286 gene encoding cellulose synthase-like protein H1 isoform X1: MAKPIPSPLYEKIPQKNTLHRASDVTIFFLLLSLLAYRLFSLKNNGFIWLLAFLCESWFTFLWVLNLSSKWNPVSYKTYPERLLQCYRVDELPPVDMFVTTADPMLEPPIITVNTVLSLLAVDYPANKLSCYVSDDGASPLTFFALLEASKFAKLWVPFCKKYGIQPRAPFRYFSRELLPSHGNSMEFLQEYRKIKEEYGELRRRIEDATLKSISNELSAAEFVAFSNIKRGSHPTIIKVILENKESRSDGLPHLVYVSREKHPKHPHHYKAGAMNVLTRVSGAMTNAPFMLNVDCDMYANNPQIFHHSMCLLLGSKNEQDCGFVQTPQSFYDGLKDDPFGNQFGVLYKYLASGIAGLQGPHYSGTGCFHRRKVIYGLWPDGRMEFKGRIGKLTDERLEKTFGNSKEFTKTAARILSGLSGVSDCPYDLSNRVEAAHQIASCSYEYGTNWGTKIGWLYGTTTEDILTGMIIHARGWKSTDCRPDPPAFLGCAPSGGPAALIQQKRWATGLLEVLFSKNSPFIITFTAKLQFRQCLAYMWMLSWGLRPIPELCYLALPAYCIMAGSHFLPKVQDPAVLIPISLFVSYNFHTLLEHWGAGYSIRACWNNLRMWRITAVTAWLFGFLSVILKLLGLSETVFEVTKKDQSTTPGEGSDKDAGRFTFDGSLIFVPATTLLLVHLMALVTALLGLFDHVGIESRIGEIICSVWVVLCFLPFLKGLFGKGKYGIPKSTICKSAALAFLFLACTITVRK; encoded by the exons ATGGCCAAACCAATCCCTTCACCTCTCTATGAAAAAATCCCCCAGAAAAACACACTCCATAGAGCCTCGGACGtcaccattttctttcttctcctctCTCTCCTTGCTTACCGTCTCTTCTCCCTAAAAAACAATGGCTTCATTTGGCTCCTCGCCTTCCTCTGTGAGTCATGGTTCACCTTTCTTTGGGTTCTTAACTTGAGCTCCAAATGGAATCCTGTGTCCTACAAAACATACCCTGAGCGCCTTCTACAATGTTATCG AGTTGATGAGCTTCCTCCAGTGGACATGTTTGTGACAACTGCAGATCCCATGCTGGAACCCCCTATCATCACTGTAAATACTGTCCTCTCCTTGCTGGCAGTTGACTATCCAGCTAACAAGCTTTCTTGCTATGTGTCCGATGATGGGGCTTCCCCTCTCACCTTCTTCGCTCTCCTTGAAGCATCcaagtttgctaagctttgggTTCCTTTCTGTAAGAAGTATGGTATTCAACCTAGAGCTCCCTTCAGATACTTTTCCAGAGAGTTGTTACCATCCCATGGTAATTCAATGGAGTTCCTGCAAGAATACAGAAAGATAAAG GAAGAATATGGAGAGCTTAGACGAAGAATTGAAGATGCAACCCTGAAGTCAATATCAAATGAGCTTAGTGCCGCAGAGTTTGTCGCtttctcaaatataaaaagGGGAAGCCATCCAACTATAATCAAG GTTATATTGGAGAACAAGGAGAGCCGCTCTGATGGGTTGCCACATCTAGTCTATGTATCCAGAGAGAAGCATCCCAAGCATCCACACCATTACAAAGCGGGTGCCATGAATGTTCTG ACCAGAGTCTCTGGAGCTATGACAAATGCTCCTTTCATGCTGAACGTAGACTGTGATATGTACGCCAACAATCCACagatttttcatcattcaatGTGTTTGCTCCTCGGTTCCAAGAATGAACAAGACTGCGGGTTTGTTCAGACTCCACAATCCTTCTATGATGGACTAAAGGACGACCCATTTGGAAATCAGTTTGGAGTTTTGTATAAG TATTTAGCAAGTGGAATAGCAGGGCTTCAAGGACCTCATTATTCTGGAACGGGATGTTTTCATCGAAGAAAAGTTATCTATGGGTTATGGCCAGATGGAAGGATGGAGTTCAAAGGAAGAATTG GAAAATTAACAGACGAGAGATTAGAAAAAACATTCGGAAATTCAAAGGAATTCACAAAAACAGCTGCAAGGATTTTATCAGGGTTGAGCGGGGTTTCGGATTGTCCATATGATCTTTCGAATCGGGTTGAGGCAGCACACCAAATTGCAAGTTGCAGCTATGAGTATGGAACTAACTGGGGTACAAAG ATTGGTTGGTTATATGGAACTACAACAGAAGACATCCTCACAGGTATGATAATACATGCAAGAGGTTGGAAATCCACAGATTGCCGGCCTGACCCTCCTGCATTTCTTGGGTGCGCACCCTCAGGCGGGCCTGCTGCACTTATCCAACAGAAGAGATGGGCCACTGGCCTCCTTGAGGTGCTGTTCAGCAAGAACAGCCCATTCATTATCACCTTCACTGCAAAGCTCCAATTTCGCCAATGCCTTGCATACATGTGGATGCTTTCATGGGGTTTAAGGCCAATTCCGGAGCTTTGTTATCTTGCTTTGCCAGCATATTGCATCATGGCCGGCTCACATTTCTTGCCCAAG GTCCAAGACCCAGCTGTGTTGATACCGATATCCCTCTTTGTCAGTTACAATTTTCACACTCTATTGGAACACTGGGGGGCTGGATATTCAATCCGAGCATGCTGGAACAACTTGAGGATGTGGAGAATAACCGCAGTGACCGCATGGTTATTTGGATTTTTAAGCGTCATTCTGAAGCTCCTGGGGTTATCGGAGACCGTCTTTGAAGTTACAAAAAAAGACCAATCTACTACTCCTGGAGAGGGCAGTGACAAGGATGCTGGTCGGTTCACCTTTGATGGGTCTCTGATTTTTGTTCCGGCCACTACTCTTTTGTTGGTGCACCTGATGGCACTTGTTACAGCCTTGTTAGGACTATTTGATCATGTCGGGATTGAATCAAGAATAGGGGAGATAATATGTAGTGTGTGGGTGGTGCTATGCTTCTTGCCGTTTCTTAAAGGCTTGTTTGGGAAAGGAAAATATGGGATACCCAAATCCACTATATGCAAGTCAGCAGCTTTGGcgtttctttttcttgcttGCACGATTACAGTAAGAAAATGA